One Setaria viridis chromosome 7, Setaria_viridis_v4.0, whole genome shotgun sequence genomic region harbors:
- the LOC117863955 gene encoding dof zinc finger protein 1 isoform X2, producing the protein MDAAHWQQSLGLVKPMEEMLMAANAGAAAANTGQGSNPNPPAPAPAPSSVPGGGALRAGAPPAVAGAGSTERRARPQKEKALNCPRCNSTNTKFCYYNNYSLQQPRYFCKTCRRYWTEGGSLRNVPVGGGSRKNKRSSSSSASASTSASVTSSSMASTAGAASKNPKLAHEGAQDLNLAFPHHSGLHAPEFGAFPSLESSSVCNSGGAMASNGRGGGGGGAGPAVGALSAMELLRSSGCYMPLQMPMHMPGDYAAGGFALGEFRAPPPSQSVLGFSLDAHGPGPGAAAAGYGSSAGLQGVPENAGRLLFPFEDLKPPVSSGGGGVATGASGGDGDGNSGHPQFDHNKDQGGGAPSAGHDPPGFWNGMIGGSGASW; encoded by the exons ATGGATGCAGCCCACTGGCAGCAG AGCTTAGGGCTGGTGAAGCCCATGGAGGAGATGCTGATGGCGGCCaacgcgggcgccgccgccgcgaacaCGGGCCAGGGCTCGAATCcgaacccgccggcgccggcgccggcgccgtcgtcggtaCCTGGGGGAGGCGCCCtgcgcgccggcgcgccgccggccgtggcgggCGCGGGTAGCACggagcggcgcgcgcggccgcagAAGGAGAAGGCGCTCAACTGTCCGCGGTGCAACTCCACCAACACCAAGTTCTGCTATTACAACAACTACAGCCTCCAGCAGCCGCGCTACTTCTGCAAGACGTGCCGCCGCTACTGGACGGAGGGCGGCTCCCTCCGGAACgtccccgtcggcggcggctcccGGAAGAACAagcgctcctcctcgtcgtccgcgtccgcctccacctccgcctcggtCACGAGCTCGTCTATGGCCAGCACAGCGGGGGCGGCGTCCAAGAACCCCAAGCTGGCGCACGAGGGCGCGCAGGACCTTAACCTGGCGTTCCCGCACCACAGCGGCTTGCACGCGCCCGAGTTCGGGGCGTTCCCGAGCCTGGAGAGCAGCAGCGTGTGCAACTCCGGTGGTGCAATGGCGAGCaacggccggggcggcggcggcggcggcgcggggcccgCGGTCGGCGCCCTCTCGGCCATGGAGCTGCTGCGGAGCTCCGGCTGCTACATGCCGCTGCAGATGCCGATGCATATGCCCGGAGATTACGCGGCGGGAGGGTTCGCGCTCGGAGAGTTCCGCGCGCCTCCACCGTCACAGAGCGTGCTCGGGTTCTCGCTGGACGCGCACGGCCCGGGGCCCGGTGCTGCCGCGGCCGGGTACGGCTCCAGCGCGGGGTTGCAGGGCGTGCCGGAGAACGCGGGCAGGTTATTGTTCCCGTTCGAGGACTTGAAGCCGCCGGTTAGTtcgggaggcggcggtgtgGCCACCGGTgcaagcggcggcgacggcgatggaaACAGCGGCCACCCCCAGTTTGACCACAACAAGGACCAAGGAGGTGGAGCCCCCAGTGCCGGGCACGACCCGCCGGGATTCTGGAACGGCATGATCGGCGGCAGTGGCGCTTCTTGGTAA
- the LOC117863955 gene encoding dof zinc finger protein 1 isoform X1 has translation MCSRSSSGSTTATHNPTRAQTKSLGLVKPMEEMLMAANAGAAAANTGQGSNPNPPAPAPAPSSVPGGGALRAGAPPAVAGAGSTERRARPQKEKALNCPRCNSTNTKFCYYNNYSLQQPRYFCKTCRRYWTEGGSLRNVPVGGGSRKNKRSSSSSASASTSASVTSSSMASTAGAASKNPKLAHEGAQDLNLAFPHHSGLHAPEFGAFPSLESSSVCNSGGAMASNGRGGGGGGAGPAVGALSAMELLRSSGCYMPLQMPMHMPGDYAAGGFALGEFRAPPPSQSVLGFSLDAHGPGPGAAAAGYGSSAGLQGVPENAGRLLFPFEDLKPPVSSGGGGVATGASGGDGDGNSGHPQFDHNKDQGGGAPSAGHDPPGFWNGMIGGSGASW, from the exons ATGTGtagcagaagcagcagcggcAGTACTACTGCAACACACAACCCTACAAGAGCACAAACAAAG AGCTTAGGGCTGGTGAAGCCCATGGAGGAGATGCTGATGGCGGCCaacgcgggcgccgccgccgcgaacaCGGGCCAGGGCTCGAATCcgaacccgccggcgccggcgccggcgccgtcgtcggtaCCTGGGGGAGGCGCCCtgcgcgccggcgcgccgccggccgtggcgggCGCGGGTAGCACggagcggcgcgcgcggccgcagAAGGAGAAGGCGCTCAACTGTCCGCGGTGCAACTCCACCAACACCAAGTTCTGCTATTACAACAACTACAGCCTCCAGCAGCCGCGCTACTTCTGCAAGACGTGCCGCCGCTACTGGACGGAGGGCGGCTCCCTCCGGAACgtccccgtcggcggcggctcccGGAAGAACAagcgctcctcctcgtcgtccgcgtccgcctccacctccgcctcggtCACGAGCTCGTCTATGGCCAGCACAGCGGGGGCGGCGTCCAAGAACCCCAAGCTGGCGCACGAGGGCGCGCAGGACCTTAACCTGGCGTTCCCGCACCACAGCGGCTTGCACGCGCCCGAGTTCGGGGCGTTCCCGAGCCTGGAGAGCAGCAGCGTGTGCAACTCCGGTGGTGCAATGGCGAGCaacggccggggcggcggcggcggcggcgcggggcccgCGGTCGGCGCCCTCTCGGCCATGGAGCTGCTGCGGAGCTCCGGCTGCTACATGCCGCTGCAGATGCCGATGCATATGCCCGGAGATTACGCGGCGGGAGGGTTCGCGCTCGGAGAGTTCCGCGCGCCTCCACCGTCACAGAGCGTGCTCGGGTTCTCGCTGGACGCGCACGGCCCGGGGCCCGGTGCTGCCGCGGCCGGGTACGGCTCCAGCGCGGGGTTGCAGGGCGTGCCGGAGAACGCGGGCAGGTTATTGTTCCCGTTCGAGGACTTGAAGCCGCCGGTTAGTtcgggaggcggcggtgtgGCCACCGGTgcaagcggcggcgacggcgatggaaACAGCGGCCACCCCCAGTTTGACCACAACAAGGACCAAGGAGGTGGAGCCCCCAGTGCCGGGCACGACCCGCCGGGATTCTGGAACGGCATGATCGGCGGCAGTGGCGCTTCTTGGTAA
- the LOC117864810 gene encoding uncharacterized protein: MVGVGVESPAPPAARRLRPGRVSAKRSWPPGCRRPPPATPPAQPLAAAAGDGEKGADGGAGVLGGRAGDSIAPATVSAPAQNGSLLQQQGLDKGDEAIAPAAGADKVEEAAAPAAVSPVAQNGDLPQQQGLHKVEDAAALAAARHGVPPQQGQNKVEELVTPPAVSPAECNGSVSHALPQLVPERAREDEDKWEDGEGQLLSDAGVLLLDGREGSKVAEVAAASVKVLESCGIVGAASFLQNGCEVAGELAVKEQGGGGSGDVGREEVAAGGDAMETGNRTGGGGLERKENGVAGSRTKRWMMSALNPPPKKRAVSAVRKFPPGCGRTAVATEDDSGVLEVSPIRTFTPDCGRSAVASTDNGHGEGLPLQATPVKSGDAVVAIPVLGRPASSTEASNEKLEGKKIVDEENSWACNRVQILDDFVGTEQDGGLQQNVVAKPTLGKSFSEKVKRIHSPREGKHVARAVVDAKMKNKLAGSIDSKTKGNRLESDEMNTALLYNAKAYVAGKMQLQRKTLSTKKEVVCSNVNMKQNKSARKLKGDGIGKDNLHGSARESKFGKQVVTNKIEQSDGMNLVPEQIIVQALMAPDKCPWSRGRKSIASASKSVPPKNKLKGKDATPIKLLTGKVASRESIHDETMEDNDNSNMEGDDSKALVVYEEKRETCVTVPPSVPSRSQHTQPGDHDVDARSKVRKLLQLFQAICRKLMQVEEQGIRNVGRVDFEASKVLKNDPIYKKLGPIVGNIPGVEIGDEFHFRVELSIVGLHRPNQAGINTAKVNGVPVAISIVASGGYPNELSSSDELIYTGSGGKAGGNKEADDQKLERGNLALKNCIEAKTPVRVIHGFKGQSKVGQSRGKQTSTFVYDGLYEVVECWKEGPKGEMVFKYKLRRIAGQAELALHAVKVTRKSKVREGLCLSDISQGFERIPICVINTIDDMRPAPFRYITQVIYPPWYEEEPPAGCDCTNGCSDSIRCGCVVKNGGEIPFNFNGAIVEARPLIHECGPSCRCPPTCHNRVSQHGIKIPLEIFKTGQTGWGVRSLSSISSGSFICEYNGKLLEDEEAEKRQNDEYLFDIGDNYHDEELWKGLKSVVGVQSSTSSSKTMEGFTIDAAECGNVGRFINHSCSPNLYAQNVLWDHDDMRMPHVMFFALENIPPLQELTYHYNYKVGQVYDKNGEEKVKHCYCGASDCCGRLH, encoded by the exons ATGGTGGGGGTCGGCGTGGAgtcaccggcgccgcccgcggcccgcAGGTTGAGGCCTGGGAGGGTCTCCGCCAAGCGGTCCTGGCCGCCTGGgtgccgccggcccccgcccgcGACCCCTCCCGCGcagcccctcgccgccgcggcaggcgATGGGGAGAAGGGAGcggatggcggcgccggcgttctCGGCGGCAGAGCAGGCGACTCGATCGCCCCCGCCACCGTTTCGGCTCCGGCTCAGAACGGCTCCTTGCTTCAGCAGCAGGGCTTGGATAAGGGGGATGAGGCGATCGCCCCGGCCGCA GGGGCGGAtaaggtggaggaggcggccgccCCTGCTGCAGTTTCACCTGTGGCTCAAAACGGCGACCTGCCTCAGCAGCAGGGGTTGCATAAGGTGGAGGATGCCGCAGCTTTAGCTGCAGCGCGTCATGGAGTTCCTCCTCAGCAGGGGCAAAATAAGGTGGAGGAGCTGGTTACTCCTCCTGCTGTTTCGCCTGCTGAGTGCAACGGTTCCGTCTCGCATGCCCTGCCTCAGTTGGTTCCTGAGAGGGCAAGGGAGGATGAAGACAAGTGGGAGGATGGAGAGGGGCAATTGCTGAGCGATGCAGGTGTGCTGCTGCTGGATGGTCGGGAGGGGAGCAAGGTGGCAGAGGTGGCGGCAGCATCGGTGAAAGTACTGGAGAGTTGTGGCATTGTTGGTGCTGCTAGTTTTTTGCAGAATGGCTGTGAGGTGGCTGGAGAGTTGGCAGTCAAGGAGCAGggaggtggtggcagcggcgatGTGGGGAGGGAGGAGGTTGCTGCTGGTGGGGATGCCATGGAGACGGGAAACAGGACAGGTGGTGGTGGTTTAGAGAGGAAGGAAAATGGAGTTGCAGGAAGTAGAACAAAGAGATGGATGATGTCCGCTTTGAATCCGCCGCCCAAGAAGAGGGCGGTCTCAGCTGTACGCAAATTTCCACCTGGCTGTGGGAGGACTGCTGTTGCCACCGAAGACG ACAGTGGAGTTTTGGAGGTCTCACCCATACGCACATTTACTCCTGACTGCGGGAGGTCTGCTGTTGCTTCCACAGACAATGGACATGGAGAGGGGTTGCCGTTACAAGCAACACCTGTCAAAAGTGGTGATGCCGTGGTGGCAATTCCAGTTTTAGGCAGGCCTGCGTCTTCGACAGAGGCCTCTAATGAGAAATTGGAAGGCAAGAAAATTGTGGATGAAGAAAATAGCTGGGCTTGTAATAGGGTCCAAATTCTAGATGATTTTGTAGGTACTGAACAAGATGGTGGCCTGCAGCAAAATGTTGTTGCAAAACCTACATTGGGGAAAAGTTTCAGTGAGAAGGTGAAGAGGATACACTCACCACGTGAAGGGAAGCATGTAGCACGAGCAGTGGTGGATGctaaaatgaaaaataaactTGCAGGAAGCATTGATTcaaagacaaaaggaaacagGTTGGAGAGTGACGAGATGAATACGGCATTGCTTTATAATGCAAAGGCATATGTAGCAGGGAAGATGCAATTGCAACGTAAGACTTTGAGCACTAAAAAAGAAGTGGTGTGCTCAAATGTGAACATGAAGCAAAATAAGTCTGCTCGTAAGCTGAAGGGTGATGGCATAGGCAAGGATAATTTGCATGGGTCCGCTAGGGAGTCCAAGTTTGGAAAACAGGTTGTAACTAATAAAATTGAACAAAGTGATGGTATGAACCTTGTGCCTGAACAAATAATTGTTCAAGCATTGATGGCTCCCGACAAATGCCCTTGGTCACGAGGAAGAAAGTCTATTGCTAGTGCTTCCAAGTCTGTTCCTCCTAAGAACAAGCTTAAGGGAAAAGATGCTACTCCAATAAAATTATTGACGGGAAAAGTGGCCTCCCGTGAATCGATCCATGATGAGACAATGGAGGACAATGACAATTCTAACATGGAAGGTGATGACTCCAAGGCACTAGTGGTGTATGAAGAAAAGCGTGAAACATGCGTCACGgttcctccatctgttccttctAGGTCACAACACACACAACCTGGGGACCATGATGTAGATGCTCGAAGCAAAGTTAGGAAGTTGCTCCAATTGTTCCAGGCGATATGTCGAAAGCTTATGCAAGTTGAGGAACAAGGTATTCGCAATGTTGGAAGGGTTGACTTTGAAGCAAGCAAGGTTTTGAAGAATGACCCTATCTATAAAAAGCTTGGGCCCATTGTGGGAAATATTCCTGGTGTTGAAATTGGCGATGAATTTCATTTTAGAGTTGAGTTGTCAATAGTTGGTCTCCATCGCCCAAATCAAGCAGGTATTAACACTGCTAAGGTGAATGGTGTTCCTGTTGCTATAAGTATTGTTGCCTCTGGAGGCTATCCTAACGAGCTATCAAGCTCGGATGAACTAATATACACTGGCTCCGGAGGAAAGGCTGGTGGCAATAAAGAAGCAGACGATCAAAAGCTTGAGCGGGGTAATCTCGCTTTGAAGAATTGCATAGAAGCCAAGACCCCAGTTCGAGTGATTCATGGTTTCAAAGGTCAAAGTAAAGTTGGTCAATCTAGAGGCAAGCAAACATCGACTTTTGTTTATGATGGGTTGTATGAGGTGGTGGAATGTTGGAAAGAAGGCCCAAAAGGCGAGATGGTCTTCAAGTACAAGTTACGGAGGATCGCAGGACAAGCAGAATTAGCCCTACACGCAGTCAAGGTGACGAGGAAGTCCAAAGTTCGTGAAGGTCTCTGTTTGTCTGATATATCTCAGGGATTTGAGAGGATACCCATATGTGTCATCAACACAATTGATGACATGAGGCCAGCACCATTTAGATACATCACCCAGGTCATATATCCACCTTGGTATGAAGAAGAACCTCCAGCAGGCTGTGACTGCACAAACGGCTGCTCGGACTCTATTAGATGTGGATGTGTAGTGAAGAATGGAGGGGAAATACCGTTCAATTTCAATGGTGCGATCGTCGAGGCCAGGCCCCTCATACATGAGTGTGGTCCATCATGCAG ATGCCCGCCAACATGCCACAACAGGGTGAGTCAGCATGGTATCAAAATTCCACTAGAAATATTCAAGACAGGTCAGACAGGTTGGGGTGTAAGATCCCTCAGTTCTATATCTTCAGGCAGTTTCATATGCGAGTATAATGGTAAGCTCTTGGAAGATGAAGAAGCTGAAAAGAGACAGAATGACGAGTATCTATTTGATATTGGTGATAACTACCATGATGAAGAACTTTGGAAGGGGCTAAAGTCAGTGGTTGGTGTGCAATCTTCTACCTCGTCCTCCAAGACAATGGAAGGCTTCACAATAGATGCAGCTGAGTGTGGCAATGTGGGAAGATTCATCAACCATAGTTGTTCACCAAACCTCTATGCCCAAAATGTTCTCTGGGACCATGATGACATGAGGATGCCACATGTTATGTTTTTTGCTCTTGAGAATATCCCGCCACTACAAGAGCTGACCTACCATTATAATTATAAGGTAGGCCAGGTCTATGACAAGAATGGCGAGGAGAAGGTTAAACATTGCTACTGTGGCGCCTCTGATTGCTGTGGCAGGCTCCACTAG